In Gloeocapsopsis sp. IPPAS B-1203, a genomic segment contains:
- a CDS encoding ion transporter — protein sequence MKTPEKQVLNRERQEILQQLEDWLETPMLVLSFAWLALFVIELIWGLTSLLQAIGTVIWIVFILDFILEFTLAPYKLAYLQRNWLTVIALPLPALRLFKFVRILRVLNTTRAARGIRLLRVITRTNRGMRTISASLGRRGFGYVVATTLIVTLIGAAGMYAFESNTPDGRGLNDYGTALWWTAMLMTTMGSEYWPQTPEGRVLCFFLALYAFAVFGYLTAAIATFFIGRDADDDEAEIAGAKSIAALHAEIKALRHEIQALSRQSES from the coding sequence AAATTTTGCAACAGTTAGAAGACTGGCTTGAGACACCAATGCTCGTACTGAGTTTTGCGTGGTTAGCACTGTTCGTTATTGAGTTAATCTGGGGTTTAACGTCCTTACTCCAAGCAATTGGTACTGTTATCTGGATAGTTTTTATACTTGACTTTATCCTCGAATTTACTCTAGCTCCATATAAGCTTGCCTATCTTCAACGTAACTGGTTAACAGTTATTGCTCTACCCTTACCAGCACTGCGCTTATTCAAGTTTGTTCGTATTTTACGGGTGCTGAATACTACACGAGCGGCTCGTGGCATCAGGTTACTACGTGTGATTACACGGACTAATCGGGGAATGCGGACGATTAGTGCTAGTTTAGGTCGTCGTGGCTTCGGCTATGTTGTAGCAACAACGCTGATAGTTACCTTAATTGGAGCCGCAGGAATGTATGCGTTTGAAAGCAATACTCCTGATGGGCGCGGTCTAAATGACTATGGCACAGCACTTTGGTGGACGGCAATGTTGATGACCACGATGGGTTCGGAATATTGGCCTCAGACTCCAGAAGGGCGAGTGCTTTGCTTTTTCCTGGCACTATATGCTTTTGCTGTATTTGGTTACTTGACAGCAGCGATCGCTACATTTTTCATCGGTCGCGATGCTGATGATGACGAAGCTGAAATTGCTGGGGCTAAATCTATAGCAGCACTACATGCTGAAATTAAAGCTTTACGTCACGAAATTCAGGCGCTATCTCGCCAGTCAGAATCGTAA